Proteins encoded by one window of Streptomyces sp. NBC_01477:
- a CDS encoding GNAT family N-acetyltransferase — MPANPSPLTAPTAEDLRAWYRVQSAALAHDRPGEPVPSQAAVRAGLTTTGSRRRVVLWLLRGSGDDPVATALLRLPGGPAGADGGPAEIQLTVHPAHRRLGTGSRLLATVTEAATAAGCGSLAAEAVSGTQGEGFLATRDFVPVLRLTWQRLALDDLPGQIGKLPEVPHPGYRLTAWEGAVPDTLTDGFVAALRALPAPSAAVAGLDAGESRWDPATVHETAELAARRGDRLLSVAALHDDGEVAGYTTVLLPGDGARRARQYDTAVVPAHRGHGLGLWMKAEMLRRLPAAQPDLAEIHTGVPDDNRHLLAMNTALGFRPLRRTVRYRLRLRRR, encoded by the coding sequence ATGCCTGCCAACCCCAGCCCGCTGACGGCTCCCACCGCCGAGGATCTCCGCGCCTGGTACCGAGTGCAGTCCGCCGCGCTCGCGCACGACCGGCCGGGAGAGCCGGTGCCCTCGCAGGCCGCGGTGCGCGCCGGGCTGACCACCACCGGCAGCCGCCGGCGGGTGGTCCTGTGGCTGCTGCGCGGCTCGGGCGACGACCCGGTGGCGACGGCGCTGCTGCGGCTGCCCGGCGGCCCGGCCGGCGCCGACGGCGGTCCCGCCGAGATCCAGCTGACCGTCCACCCGGCGCACCGCAGGCTCGGTACGGGCTCCCGGCTGCTCGCCACCGTCACCGAGGCCGCGACCGCCGCGGGATGCGGCAGCCTGGCCGCGGAAGCGGTGTCCGGCACCCAGGGCGAGGGCTTCCTCGCGACCCGCGACTTCGTCCCCGTGCTGCGGCTGACCTGGCAGCGGCTGGCGCTCGACGACCTCCCCGGGCAGATCGGCAAGCTCCCCGAGGTCCCCCACCCGGGCTACCGCCTGACCGCCTGGGAGGGCGCCGTCCCCGACACCCTCACCGACGGCTTCGTCGCCGCCCTGCGCGCGCTCCCGGCGCCGTCAGCGGCGGTGGCCGGCCTCGACGCGGGCGAGTCCCGCTGGGACCCGGCCACCGTCCACGAGACCGCGGAACTCGCCGCCCGGCGCGGCGACCGGCTGCTGAGCGTGGCGGCGCTGCACGACGACGGCGAGGTCGCCGGCTACACCACCGTGCTGCTGCCCGGCGACGGCGCCCGGCGCGCCCGCCAGTACGACACCGCGGTCGTCCCCGCCCACCGCGGCCACGGGCTCGGCCTGTGGATGAAGGCCGAGATGCTGCGCAGGCTGCCCGCCGCGCAGCCCGACCTCGCCGAGATCCACACCGGCGTCCCCGACGACAACCGCCACCTGCTCGCGATGAACACGGCCCTGGGCTTCCGCCCGCTGCGCCGTACGGTCCGCTACCGGCTGCGGCTGCGCCGGCGCTGA